CCGCCCGCCGACGGGACGGGCCATTCAGGAGATCGCACGGAGTCCATCAATCAGTCGCAGGATGAGGGCCGGGTCGAAGACGTCCTCGGTACCGCCGACGTGCACGTCGAGGTGGCCGGCGGCGCGCAGGTCGCCGACCAGGACCCGGGTCACGCCGAAGTGCATCCGCATCCGGGCGGAGATCTCGGCGACCGAGATCGGCTCGCCGCAGAGCGCGACGATCGCCTGGAGTTCGGGGGCGAGCCGGGACGACACCGCCCACGAGCCGGTCTCCGGGCGGGCGGTCACCTGGGTCTCCAGGCCGATCGCCGGGTCGGCTCCGGTCGTCCGCCCGGCGGTCAGCACGAACGGTCGCGGGCTGGCCGGCCGGTCCGGGCCGGTGTCGACCCCCTCCGGCTCCGCCGGCGGGGGCGGGCCGGCGGGGGACGACCGCAGGTAGGGCCGGATCCGGACGGCGGGGTCCGGATCCGGTTCCTCGCCGGCGACCTCGGGGGTCATTGCTGAACGGCGTTCTTCAGCTCGGCGATGAGGCGCGGGGTCAGCGCGCCACCGGCCCGCCCGGCGAAGAGCGTCATCTCGTACGCGACGGTGCCGAGGTTGGCGGACCGGTCCGCGACGACGCCGAGCACCGAGCCGCTGCTGATCGCGCTGATCAGCAGGTAGCCCTCGGCCATGTCGACGATCACCCGGTTCAGGCCGCCGAGGGCGTACCAGCTGGCGGCGCCGCCGGCCAGGCTGGTCATCCCGGACACCACGGCGGCGAGCCGTTCCGCGTTGGAGCGGTCCTTGATCGCGGACATGGCCATCAGCAGGCCGTCCGAGGAGACCGCGATCGCCTCCATCACCCCCGCGGTGCTGGAGGTGAACGAGTCGAGCAGCCAGTTGAAGGTGCGGGCCTCCGGGCTGAGCTCGCCGGGGTGGCTGTCGACGTTGTCGTGCAGGAAAGGGCTGGTCACCGTGATGATCCCTCTTCGTTGCGGCGGTCTGGACTGACTTCGCGCAGAGCACGGGCGACGCCCGCCTCGAACTGGGTGATGAGGTCGCGTACCTCGGCCGGGTCGCCGGGGTGCGGGCTGGGCGGTGGTGCGTGCGGTGCGGTGACGGTGAGGTTCGCCCCGGGGACCCGCCGACTGAGCCGCGGTCGCTCGGGCGTGGGCTCCACCGGTCCCGCCGGGTCCGGCCCGACGACGCCGGCCCGGGTCGGTTCGGTCGTGGCCGCCCGGAAAGCTTCGGCGGCGTCCGCCCGGATCGCTTCGGGGACGTCGGCCCGGATCGGTTCCGGGACGTCCGTCCGGATCGGCCCGGTGGTGCTCGGCCGGGTGCGTTCCGCCCGGAGGATGCCGG
The Micromonospora sp. R77 DNA segment above includes these coding regions:
- a CDS encoding DUF742 domain-containing protein gives rise to the protein MTPEVAGEEPDPDPAVRIRPYLRSSPAGPPPPAEPEGVDTGPDRPASPRPFVLTAGRTTGADPAIGLETQVTARPETGSWAVSSRLAPELQAIVALCGEPISVAEISARMRMHFGVTRVLVGDLRAAGHLDVHVGGTEDVFDPALILRLIDGLRAIS
- a CDS encoding roadblock/LC7 domain-containing protein, with the translated sequence MTSPFLHDNVDSHPGELSPEARTFNWLLDSFTSSTAGVMEAIAVSSDGLLMAMSAIKDRSNAERLAAVVSGMTSLAGGAASWYALGGLNRVIVDMAEGYLLISAISSGSVLGVVADRSANLGTVAYEMTLFAGRAGGALTPRLIAELKNAVQQ